Proteins encoded in a region of the Anopheles aquasalis chromosome 2, idAnoAquaMG_Q_19, whole genome shotgun sequence genome:
- the LOC126570478 gene encoding uncharacterized protein LOC126570478 translates to MPSYCVIQGCNFKYTHSEDVSFHKFPLRNRELLKRWIEFANRDQDWFPSKWSCICSRHFQAADFRDCTLRRNLSNSAIPSIRAPSKEVASTDSSVISAPYEPQELPQRADEYYTTEELEGQFYGAPCEGLDTEEIPEDEDAPLADISCRVCGEVFSGAAEKLLTDLSESLNVISKYLPFVNLNLPNLPRKICAQCSKVVHEFATFCEKVLQAQTDLEHRFAWNEATISEHPSPMVSRGPSEPGGTKPMKIKQEPITNLYIKEEKIEVAANSGHRMKETLQQPEAVIYQPLQTIATDKNGIIYFGNVAKEHSARSDTPQQQQQHPPYRESTKNCEILEIVNLYPPIVDITSATIREVQPCEVELTTELHPSSGSQIVCSLKVENTADPEGEIDDYYLPEPMSFIQTLEEHNYTKLPIQADDKDEIFHNLKTMATDSQQEPNAAGDSIEENRSVQEETSRSCGNCGELFTRRRQLLCHRVLLCPERCRTYAVHCRICKRKFSSWHRLRVHMACRCRRKSSKRKRKPITKGSDPATIRNLECELQPGDEVLVTRYPCSLCDRSYGTLSAMRRHLSTHRPIEQWNHKCGVCSKVVDRLLDLKRHLRMSSCGNSTLINRTAGQLAPGVEVPAEELVSSTVFPMISPSAPPIDRLLYVCPTCSKQFRWYSNLKTHEAVHTGVKAFICETCGKRFSGQSHLLQHRLTHSEVRRFQCQQCPKVFKRSGGLNQHVRAVHLKIRPFRCATCGYQFALRADMMRCRHSKLREADIC, encoded by the exons ATGCCTTCGTACTGTGTAATACAAGGTTGTAACTTCAAATACACGCACAGTGAGGATGTTTCCTTCCACAA GTTTCCGCTTCGCAATCGGGAGTTACTAAAACGATGGATCGAATTTGCAAATCGTGACCAAGACTGGTTCCCAAGTAAATGGAGCTGCATTTGCAGTCGTCACTTCCAGGCGGCCGACTTCCGTGACTGTACTTTGCGAAGGAATCTTTCCAACAGTGCAATTCCATCGATACGCGCTCCATCGAAAGAGGTTGCCAGCACGGACAGCTCCGTGATATCTGCACCGTACGAGCCGCAAGAGCTACCGCAGCGAGCTGATGAATACTATACCACGGAGGAGCTGGAAGGCCAATTCTATGGAGCACCGTGCGAGGGCCTGGACACGGAAGAGATTCCAGAAGATGAAGACGCTCCCTTGGCTGACATCAGCTGTCGAGTTTGCGGCGAGGTGTTTAGCGGAGCAGCAGAAAAGTTGCTTACCGATCTGAGCGAATCGCTAAATGTGATAAGCAAATATTTGCCCTTTGTGAATCTCAATCTGCCCAATTTACCCCGAAAAATCTGTGCCCAATGCTCAAAGGTGGTGCATGAATTTGCCACGTTCTGTGAAAAGGTTCTGCAAGCTCAAACAGATTTGGAGCATCGATTCGCCTGGAATGAGGCGACCATATCGGAACATCCGTCACCAATGGTATCTAGAGGTCCATCGGAACCGGGTGGCACTAAACCGATGAAAATCAAACAGGAACCAATCACCAACCTGTACATCAAAGAGGAGAAAATCGAAGTAGCGGCCAACAGTGGCCACCGAATGAAGGAAACGTTACAACAACCAGAAGCCGTCATCTACCAACCTTTACAAACCATTGCCACTGATAAGAATGGCATCATCTACTTCGGGAATGTGGCAAAAGAACATAGTGCACGAAGTGAtacaccgcagcaacagcaacagcatccaccTTACCGAGAATCGACGAAAAATTGTGAAATACTTGAGATAGtgaacctttatccaccgatCGTGGATATTACGAGTGCTACTATCAGAGAAGTGCAACCATGCGAGGTCGAACTCACTACGGAGCTTCATCCATCGAGCGGCTCACAAATTGTTTGCAGCCTAAAGGTGGAGAACACGGCCGATCCTGAAGGAGAAATAGATGACTACTATCTACCTGAGCCGATGTCCTTCATTCAAACGCTCGAAGAGCATAACTACACCAAGCTGCCTATCCAAGCCGACGATAAGGACGAAATCTTTCACAATCTTAAAACAATGGCAACCGATAGCCAACAAGAACCGAACGCAGCTGGTGATTCGATCGAAGAGAACCGTTCAGTCCAGGAGGAAACAAGTAGAAGTTGTGGCAACTGTGGTGAGCTATTTACGCGACGTCGTCAATTGCTTTGCcatcgtgtgctgctgtgtcCAGAACGATGCAGGACGTACGCGGTCCACTGTAGAATTTGCAAACGAAAATTCTCTTCCTGGCATCGCTTGCGAGTGCATATGGCTTGCAGATGCCGTAGAAAATCGTCCAAGCGTAAAAGAAAGCCAATCACAAAGGGATCAGATCCTGCTACGATCAGAAACCTGGAATGCGAACTTCAACCAGGAGATGAAGTCCTTGTCACACGCTATCCCTGCTCAttgtgcgatcgatcgtacggtACACTCTCGGCCATGCGGCGCCATCTATCAACTCACCGTCCTATAGAGCAGTGGAATCACAAATGTGGCGTTTGTTCTAAAGTTGTCGATAGACTGCTCGATCTAAAGAGACATCTGCGAATGTCTTCCTGCGGTAATTCAACACTGATCAATAGGACAGCCGGACAACTTGCCCCGGGAGTGGAAGTGCCTGCGGAAGAACTAGTCAGCTCAACGGTGTTTCCAATGATAAGCCCATCCGCaccgccgatcgatcgcttacTGTATGTTTGTCCGACATGCAGCAAACAGTTCCGTTGGTATAGCAATCTTAAGACACACGAGGCGGTGCATACCGGCGTGAAGGCATTTATCTGTGAGACGTGCGGAAAACGTTTCAGTGGCCAGTCACACCTGCTGCAACACCGGTTGACACACTCCGAAGTACGGCGGTTCCAGTGCCAGCAGTGCCCAAAAGTATTCAAACGCAGCGGTGGCCTTAACCAGCACGTGCGAGCAGTGCATTTGAAAATCCGACCATTCCGTTGTGCCACGTGCGGTTACCAGTTTGCCCTCCGGGCCGATATGATGCGTTGTCGACATTCCAAGTTAAGGGAAGCGGACATTTGCTAG
- the LOC126570480 gene encoding histidine protein methyltransferase 1 homolog: protein MFKFGFQVDSETEVGDKEEQKCEQSNSEKSAPSAPTAYPCEELAMLPEPPTINPDVVSSFQPTPDCTIEYLNNLALLDETFEEDILSAESDHSDLVPGCYEGGLKVWECTFDLGQFLAKEDRKKILGKKVLDLGCGAGILGIEAKLFGAGEVHFQDYNKDVLTKLTMINYDINCRSEDSGKKEDSSVRFFAGDWASFTEKYHTKYDIILSSETIYNTGNYRKLLDLFDRKLAKKGAVYLAAKTYYFGVGGGTRLFETEMDEDARFRYKVVWKCNSGVKREILKIMKRDED from the exons atgtttaaatttggGTTTCAAGTTGATTCAGAAACGGAAGTCGGTGATAAAG AGGAGCAGAAATGCGAGCAATCAAACAGCGAAAAAAGTGCACCCTCAGCGCCTACTGCTTATCCCTGCGAGGAACTGGCGATGCTGCCGGAACCTCCTACCATCAACCCGGACGTGGTGAGCTCCTTCCAACCAACTCCGGATTGTACGATCGAGTATCTTAACAATCTGGCACTGCTGGATGAAACGTTCGAAGAGGATATTTTGAGCGCCGAATCGGATCACTCTGATCTGGTTCCGGGTTGCTATGAAGGCGGTTTGAAGGTGTGGGAATGCACTTTTGATTTGGGGCAGTTTCTGGCCAAAGAAGATCGGAAGAAAATCTTGGGCAAGAAGGTGCTCGATTTAGGCTGTGGCGCTGGCATTCTTGGtatcgaagcgaaacttttCGGCGCCGGTGAAGTACACTTTCAGGATTATAATAAGGATGTCCTCACGAAGCTGACGATGATAAACTACGATATCAACTGCCGATCGGAAGATAGCGGCAAGAAGGAAGATTCTTCGGTGCGATTTTTCGCCGGTGACTGGGCAAGCTTCACGGAAAAGTACCACACCAAGTACGACATTATACTATCCTCGGAAACGATTTACAACACAGGAAATTATCGAAAACTGTTGGATCTCTTCGATCGAAAATTAGCGAAAAAGGGAGCCGTTTACCTAGCCGCTAAAACCTACTacttcggtgtcggtggcggaACGCGCTTGTTCGAGACGGAAATGGATGAAGACGCTCGGTTTCGGTACAAAGTTGTATGGAAATGTAACTCTGGTGTGAAGCGAGAAATTCTTAAAATTATGAAACGCGATGAGGATTAA